One region of Methanocalculus alkaliphilus genomic DNA includes:
- a CDS encoding AAA family ATPase produces MIKELKLMNWKSFQEATLYLDPLTVLIGSNASGKSNCLDALLFLNRVSQGVAIFPAIAGDVNLPALRGGIEWICRKPEKQFTISVVLGSENEGQDYRYDLTVLVNGTKAEVYAEELTLLTYRPRSENPREQMLFQTKQEESNSPGIPTYFYTGTQGRGKRHDLNRANIILSQVETLNVRKEIVEGTKLVLSQLQKIFVFDPIPSHMRNYTPLSERLLTDGSNIAGVLAGLEMDRKQIVEETLTRYLKDLPERDIKRIWTEPVGKFKTDAMLYCEEGWENQPTHEVDARGMSDGTLRYLAIVTALLTREPSSLLVIEEVDNGLHPSRAHLLVEMLKTLGKERNIDVLVTTHNPALLDAAGVGMVPFIVVAHRDDATGFSRLTQLEDIDQLPKLIASGSLGTLSVKGRIEAALKRDGEL; encoded by the coding sequence ATGATAAAAGAGCTAAAGCTTATGAATTGGAAGAGTTTCCAGGAGGCGACTCTTTATCTTGACCCGCTCACCGTATTAATTGGCAGCAATGCCAGCGGAAAATCGAATTGCCTGGATGCACTTCTGTTCCTTAACCGTGTCAGTCAGGGTGTTGCTATTTTCCCCGCTATCGCCGGAGATGTGAATCTTCCTGCGCTGCGTGGAGGCATCGAATGGATTTGTCGTAAGCCGGAAAAACAATTCACCATTTCAGTTGTTTTGGGCAGTGAAAATGAAGGACAGGATTATCGATACGACCTTACTGTTTTGGTTAATGGTACCAAAGCTGAGGTGTATGCGGAAGAACTTACCCTTTTAACATATCGTCCCCGAAGTGAAAATCCCAGAGAACAGATGCTATTCCAGACCAAACAGGAAGAGTCCAACTCACCTGGAATCCCCACCTACTTTTACACCGGAACGCAAGGACGCGGCAAACGTCATGATTTGAACCGTGCCAATATCATTCTTTCTCAAGTCGAAACATTGAATGTAAGAAAAGAAATAGTGGAAGGAACGAAACTGGTGCTATCTCAGCTTCAGAAGATTTTTGTCTTTGATCCCATTCCCAGCCATATGCGTAATTACACCCCGCTATCTGAAAGATTGCTGACGGATGGTTCTAATATTGCCGGTGTATTAGCTGGCCTGGAAATGGATAGGAAACAGATCGTCGAAGAAACGCTGACCCGATATCTCAAGGATCTGCCTGAGCGCGATATCAAGCGCATCTGGACCGAACCCGTCGGCAAATTCAAGACCGATGCCATGCTTTACTGCGAAGAAGGCTGGGAAAACCAGCCCACTCATGAGGTGGATGCCCGGGGCATGTCGGATGGAACGCTGCGTTATCTCGCCATTGTCACTGCCCTGCTGACCCGCGAACCAAGTAGCCTGCTCGTGATAGAAGAGGTAGATAATGGACTGCATCCTTCACGGGCGCATCTTCTGGTTGAGATGCTGAAAACGCTGGGAAAGGAACGAAACATCGATGTACTGGTTACCACCCACAACCCCGCCCTGCTGGATGCAGCGGGGGTTGGAATGGTGCCGTTCATTGTGGTTGCTCATCGTGATGATGCGACAGGATTCAGTCGCCTGACCCAACTGGAAGATATCGATCAGTTGCCCAAACTAATCGCCAGTGGAAGCCTGGGGACTTTATCTGTCAAAGGCCGCATTGAAGCCGCCCTTAAGCGAGACGGGGAATTATGA
- a CDS encoding ORC1-type DNA replication protein, which produces MKQELILTNQALFKNAAILDCDHTPEAVHFREKQLAELAFRIRPGLHGFRPVTTLCRGLPGTGKTTTVKHLFTEIEKTTKRLVPVYVNCRTDQTTYLVFSTIYTKLLGHAPPRTGIPARRLMDAIARVMIDRDIVLLVCLDDLCHLAHAGARNTILSSLTRMYLDYPGCRIGLILTMSDPDTDLADLVDGSVYAGLLPEEIFFPPYSGDEIRTILGDRVKGAALPDAISPEMLDLIVSETQKGADLRVGLALLRRSLLSADRAGRRSVEREDIISASGDARLFRLKETIRVLSAKERRILPIIATLPERPVPTSGQVYAVVRDREEISYTTFYERLTTLAHLGLLELSIRQRKGRTSEIRLRYEAEEVMGICKGMEG; this is translated from the coding sequence ATGAAGCAGGAGCTCATCCTTACTAATCAGGCACTCTTTAAAAACGCTGCAATCCTTGACTGTGACCATACCCCGGAGGCAGTGCATTTCCGGGAGAAGCAGCTTGCCGAGCTTGCCTTCCGGATCCGGCCCGGCCTCCATGGGTTCCGGCCGGTCACCACCCTCTGCCGGGGCCTCCCCGGAACCGGGAAGACCACAACGGTGAAACATCTCTTCACTGAGATAGAAAAGACAACTAAACGGCTCGTCCCGGTCTATGTGAACTGCAGGACCGACCAGACGACGTATCTGGTCTTCAGCACAATCTACACAAAACTCCTCGGCCATGCCCCGCCGAGGACCGGGATCCCTGCCAGGCGGCTGATGGACGCCATCGCGAGGGTGATGATCGACCGGGATATCGTCCTCCTCGTCTGCCTCGATGATCTCTGCCATCTCGCTCATGCAGGGGCCCGCAACACCATCCTCTCCTCCCTCACCCGGATGTACCTCGATTATCCGGGCTGCCGGATCGGCCTCATCCTCACCATGAGCGACCCCGATACCGACCTTGCCGATCTCGTCGATGGGAGCGTCTATGCAGGTCTCCTCCCTGAGGAGATCTTCTTCCCTCCGTACTCGGGGGATGAGATCCGGACGATCCTCGGTGACCGGGTCAAAGGGGCAGCCCTGCCGGATGCCATCTCCCCGGAGATGCTCGATCTCATCGTCTCGGAGACGCAGAAGGGAGCGGATCTCCGGGTTGGCCTTGCCCTCCTCCGACGCTCCCTCCTCAGTGCCGACCGGGCCGGGCGACGATCCGTTGAGAGGGAGGATATCATCTCTGCATCCGGGGATGCCCGGCTCTTCCGGCTGAAGGAGACAATCCGGGTCCTCTCCGCAAAGGAGCGGCGGATCCTCCCGATCATCGCAACGCTCCCGGAGCGGCCGGTCCCCACCTCGGGCCAGGTCTATGCCGTGGTCAGGGACCGGGAGGAGATCTCCTATACCACCTTTTACGAGCGGCTGACGACCCTTGCCCATCTCGGGCTTCTGGAGCTTTCAATCCGGCAGCGGAAGGGGAGGACGAGCGAGATCCGGCTGCGGTACGAGGCGGAGGAGGTGATGGGGATCTGTAAGGGGATGGAGGGGTAG